The following coding sequences lie in one bacterium genomic window:
- a CDS encoding aminoacyl-tRNA hydrolase: MHLIVGLGNPGREYKYTRHNIGFLVVDALSKKLSAQFKRKQDYFWVETTVRDNPVTIAKPRKFVNLSGEALKKMVSNFGTGTNEMLIIHDDADLPLGVLKIKKGGSSAGHRGVESIIQKLGNSDFPRMRIGIGRDRKDLKDYVLSEFSVSEREIIKDTIDMSINAIFAFVDEGIDKAMLNFNIRKKKKI; encoded by the coding sequence TGGGAAATCCAGGCAGAGAATATAAATATACAAGACATAATATAGGTTTTTTGGTTGTGGATGCTTTAAGTAAAAAGTTGTCTGCGCAGTTTAAAAGAAAACAGGATTATTTTTGGGTTGAAACAACTGTTAGGGACAATCCCGTAACAATCGCGAAACCAAGAAAATTTGTAAATTTGTCAGGTGAAGCTCTCAAAAAAATGGTAAGTAATTTTGGGACGGGAACCAACGAGATGCTTATTATTCATGATGATGCAGATTTGCCTTTGGGAGTTTTGAAAATAAAAAAAGGCGGTAGTTCTGCCGGACATAGAGGAGTAGAATCTATTATTCAAAAACTTGGCAACTCTGATTTTCCAAGAATGAGAATAGGCATCGGAAGAGACCGAAAAGATTTGAAAGATTATGTCTTAAGTGAATTTTCAGTTTCAGAAAGAGAAATTATAAAAGATACAATAGATATGTCCATAAATGCGATATTTGCATTTGTGGATGAGGGCATTGATAAAGCAATGCTTAATTTTAACATAAGAAAAAAGAAAAAGATTTAG